The bacterium genome contains the following window.
TGACCTGCGGCATCCCGCAGTGTCACGTCGAGCGAAAAATCCACGCCGTCAAGCAGGAGTTTCGGAGCCCGTATCTCGAGCGTGCGCGCGTGCAGCGGAGCCGACACGAGAAGGAGCAGCAGCAGGGAAAGCGGAAAGGAATACCGGGTGAGGTGGTTCATGACAACAGACGCTGATGAAGCGGGAAAATGTGCAGGAGTTGCGATGCGATGCAAGTCCGCCGCGTTTCCATCGCTTCCCCCCGGTTATGCACTTGCATCGTGCAGCATGGCAGTCTAGTTTTACCTGCATGTTTCACCATAAAGGAAGTACATGGCGCTGACATATTCGAAAGGCATGGCCTTAGGTACGGAACTCCCGTTTTTCAATCTCCCCGGCGTCGACGGTGCGCAGTACACACCTGATGATTTCCGTGATGCCAATGTGCTGGTTGTGGTGTTCACCTGCAATCACTGTCCCTACGCCATTGCAAGTGAAGACCGTCTCATCACGCTGCAGCGGGATTTCCGTGATCGGGGCGTACGCTTCGTACTCATCAATCCGAATGACGCGGACCGCTATCCTGACGACTCGTTCGTGCGTATGGCCGACCGAGCGAAGGATAAACAGTTCCCGTTCCCCTACCTCTACGACGAGTCGCAGGAGGTTGCCCGCAGTTTCGATGCCGCCTGTACGCCCGATATCTTCGTGTTCGATCAGGCGCGGAAACTTCGCTACAACGGACGCATTGATGATAACTGGAAAGAGCCGGCAAGCGTGACGCAGGAGGATCTGCGTACCGTACTGGAGGATTTGCTCGCGGGAAGGGAAATCAGTATTGAAGCGGTACCCTCAATGGGCTGTTCCATCAAATGGAAACCCTGATCGCGTGTTCCACACACTGATCGCAATCTCACTTTAGTCGTCCATCTCATCGAAGTCATTGAGATTCTCCCAGATGTGGACATCTTCCCTGTGTTTCCGCAGTGTGGAGGGAATCACCCCTATTGCGGTGACCACACCCTGCTTCACGGTGATACGGGTATCCTGGTCCGCATCCGGCGCCGGAAGCTGCAGGGATGCTGTCACCCAGGTGGCCCAGATTTCCTCCTGTCCTGAAAGCCTGTAGCGTCCCTGCAGGCGCCGAAGGTAAAGCCTTCCATCCCGGATTTCCCACGTCCCTCGATACTGCCGCCAGCAAGCGGAGGATGCGATAACAGCCTCCTCCCCGTCTTCAGGCTGCCAGAGTGGTTCTTCCACAATACGTGCGTGCTGCTCGGGCAGCACCGGCACGGATGTCATTTCCCGCTTCTCCCCGTCCAGGAAAAGTACTTCAGGAAGCTGCGTCGTCATCGGCCGTCTCCTCTCATGCGCGGCGCGCAATGTGACATCAGAGAGAAAAACGAGGATACGAAACGACCCCGTGGATGTTTCAGTCCGTCAGTCCTTCCTGTCTCCGTGCAGGGTGTTTGTCCGCAGTTTTCTGGCGATCTCCAGCGAACGCCGGATACGCGTATCGCTGCGTTTGGCCGTTGAGATATACAGTGCAAGCGAGCGCTGCATGCCCGCGGTCATCCCGTCAAAACGACTGGCGGCCTCCTCGTCCTGCTCAAGAACCTCGATGAATTCCTCCGGCAGCTCCACGGCATCCGGGTCCGGATCGGGTTCAAGTATGACGGTGACCATGTCATCGAGGCGTGCACCGATTTCCTTCAGCAGCGGCTGCCCCACGATCAGTCGACTGCCGCCCGCGCCGTCGCCCGTGAGGGCCCTGCGATACGATTTGCCATTGAGGATAGCCACGACGCGACGCACGCCGGCTTCCTTAAAGGCGACGGCCACTTCATCCGGCACCGGCAGAAAATGATTGATCATGCCGCTTTCTGTTCGCAGCACGGGGGCGTCAAAATGAAATTTCATGCGCAACTCCTTTCATCCCGGCATTGCCTTCATCCCGGGATTGCCTTCATCCCGGCATTGCGTTGCAGCAAAAGCGCGGCTGTCCATCGTGCCAGGCTGTTACTGCTCTTCAGACGCGCTCTGCGTAAAGGTTACGCTTTCCACGCAGTCACGAATTGCTGCACCATCCTGCTTCCATTCCTGTGACGGTGTGAGACCTGTGATCAGATAGATATGTGTGCCTCTCAGCACGATCCTTGCATACGCGCGGATGCTCTGCCCGCTCATGCTCCCGCGGTATTCGATCAGATACTCATCCTCCCCTCTGGGGATTGCGTCGATTTCCGTCATCCCGAGCTGATCAAATCCGTCGCGTGAATATTCGATGTAGTCCTCCAGGTTTCCTTCCCATGTCTCAACACGAACATTGACGTTCGATGCAAAACCATTGCGGAGAGGCAGCGCGGTCAGGAATACCGTCGTCGCTTTATCGCCCGGTGCGGCATCGAGGGGCTCCATCTGAATCCCATGGGCGGGAAGTATCAGCAGCGGTTTTTCCTGCGCAGTTCCATCGCCGGACTGCTGCGCAAAAGCTGCGGCTCCATGCAACGTGAAAATTGTTAGAAATACAGCAAGGAATGGACGGAACGGTTTCATCAAAAACCTCGATGAGAATGGTAACAACAGGCACGTAAAGATAACGGATACCCCGGTTCCGGTCACAGGTGTGCCGCATTTTTCGTATCTTTGATATTCACAATTGAAGCTATCCCATGAACGCAAATACATCATTCCTCGATGCATTGCAGGGCCGCGTACTCGTTTTTGACGGTGCGACCGGTACGAATCTGCAGGCACAGCAACTGAGCGCCGATGACTTCGGCGGTCCCGCCCTTGAAGGCTGCAACGAACATCTCGTCATCTCCTGTCCCTCAGCGGTTGAGCGTGTCCATCGCGATTTCCTGGAGGCCGGGGCGGACATTATTGAAACCGACACGTTCGGTGCAACCAGCGTCGTGCTTGCGGAGTACGACATTGCCCATCTGAGCCGGGAGATCAATGAGCGTGCCGCGGCCATCGCCCGGCGCATGGCGGACGAGTACAGCACTGCCGACCAGCCCCGTTTCGTGGCGGGGTCCATCGGACCGACCACCAAGCTGCCGTCTCTCGGACATATCGGCTTCGACGCCCTGCGCGACTCGTATGCCGAACAGGTGGAGGGATTGCTGGATGGTGGTGTCGATCTGCTCTGCGTGGAAACCTGCCAGGATATGCTGCAGAGCAAGGCGGCGCTCGCGGCCATTCACCAGGTCTTCGACCAGCGCGGGCAACGCATCCCTGTCATTGTGTCCGTGACGATCGAGACCATGGGCACGATGCTCATGGGCACGGAAATCGCCGCCGCGGTCACCACCTTCGATCCCTATGACATCATCACCGTGTTCGGGATGAACTGTGCGACGGGACCGCAGGAGATGGAGGAGAATCTCCGTTACATCTGCCAGAACTCCTCACGCCCGGTTTTCGTGATGCCGAATGCTGGTATCCCGGAAAACGTGGGCGGACATACCTGCTACAAACTCACAGCGCAGCAGCTTCAGGCTTCGATGCGACGCTTCATCACCGAGTTTGGTGTCTCGGTCATCGGCGGGTGCTGCGGCACCACCGCGGAGCATATTGCGCTGCTTGCCGAACTGGTGCGCGAGGTTCAGCCCGCGGAACGCAAGGTCGAAAGCACGCCTTCCGTCTCCTCCCTGTACACCTCCGTCCCCCTGCATCTCGATCCGCCGCCGCTACTGATCGGTGAGCGCTGCAACGCCAACGGTTCGAAAAAATTCCGAGAACTGCTGCTCGAAGAACGTTTCGACGACATGGTTGCAATGGGGAAAGAACAGATGCGCGAAGGTGCGCATCTCCTTGATATCTGCACCGCCTACGTGGGCAGGGATGAAGTGCGCGACATGCGCGAAATCGTCAGCCGCTTCAACACGCAGATCAACCTTCCGCTCATGATTGACTCGACGGAACTGCCCGTGCTTGAGGAAGCACTCAAGCATTACGCGGGCAGGGCGATTGTCAACTCCGTGAATCTCGAGGACGGTGAGGAACGCGTCGCCCATGTCCTTGCGTTGTGCAAGATGTACGGTGCTGCCGTCGTGGCACTGACCATTGATGAAGACGGCATGGCGAAGACTGCGGAAAAGAAATTTGCTGTGGCCGCACGCCTTCGAGCACTGGCGACGGAGAAATACGGCATGCGGGATGAAGATCTGATCTTCGATCCCCTCACCTTCACGCTGGGCAGCGGCGATGAGGAGTTTCGACGTTCAGCGATTGAAACCGCGGAAGCCATCCGTATGATCAAGGATGCCTGGCCGCGCTGCTTTACCAGCCTGGGTGTCTCCAACGTGAGTTTCGGACTGAATGTCCGTGCCCGCCATGTCCTCAACTCGGTATTCCTGCATCATGCGTGTGAAGCCGGGCTCGACATGGCAATCGTGCACGCGAGCAAAATCATGCCGCTGTACAAAATCGACGAGGAAGGCGGCCGTATCGCCATGGATCTCATTCTTGACAGAAGAGAGTGGGAAACCATTTGATATACCAGAAGCAGAATCATCAGCAATTACATGAATAGAGGAGAATGCCAGGAATGAAACTCGTCACATTTGAATACGAGGGCCGGGAGCAGCTCGGTGTCCAGGTCGATGACAAAATCATGGACCTTCAGGCTGCCCACACCATGCAGCGTTTTACGCAGAAGGACGGCGACGACCTGTTGCCGAATGAAATGATCGCGTTTCTGCGCGGGGGTGATGCGATGATGGACATCGCAAGGAAAGTGGTGGACTGGTTCAAGGCCGAAGGTCAGCCAGCTACCGTTGAAGGTGAAACGATCGCTCACGGTGCTGGGGACGTCCGCCTGCTCGCACCGGTGCCGCATCCGACATCCGTGCGAGACGGATATGCCTTCCGTCAGCATGTCGAAACCGCCCGGCGCAACCGCGGGGTGGAAATGATTCCGGAATTCGACGAGATTCCCATTTTCTATTTCACCAATCACAACGCCATCACCGGTCCGGGTGAAGTCGAAGTAATGGAAATGCATCTCGATCGCATGGACTTCGAGCTTGAGTGCGCCATAGTCGTCGGCAAGGAAGGCAGAAACATCAAGGCTGCGGATGCCGACGAGTATATCGCCGGCTACATGGTGATGAACGATTGGAGTGCCCGTGCCCTGCAGATGCATGAAATGAAACTCAACCTTGGTCCCGCCAAGGGGAAGGATTTCGCGACCTCCATCGGTCCCTGGCTGGTAACGAAGGACGAGCTGTCGGACAAGCGCATCCCGGGCGAGAACGGCGAAACCTTCGACCTGGTCATGACCGCATCCGTCAACGGCGAGGAAGTCAGCCGCGGAAACCTGAAAGATATGAGCTGGACCTTCGCTCAGATCCTCGAGCGTGCTTCCTACGGCGTTACGCTGCACCCGGGCGACGTTATCGGTTCGGGGACGGTCGGAACAGGTTGTTTCCTCGAGCTGAACGGTTCGAAGATATACG
Protein-coding sequences here:
- a CDS encoding thioredoxin family protein; amino-acid sequence: MALTYSKGMALGTELPFFNLPGVDGAQYTPDDFRDANVLVVVFTCNHCPYAIASEDRLITLQRDFRDRGVRFVLINPNDADRYPDDSFVRMADRAKDKQFPFPYLYDESQEVARSFDAACTPDIFVFDQARKLRYNGRIDDNWKEPASVTQEDLRTVLEDLLAGREISIEAVPSMGCSIKWKP
- a CDS encoding YdeI/OmpD-associated family protein; its protein translation is MKFHFDAPVLRTESGMINHFLPVPDEVAVAFKEAGVRRVVAILNGKSYRRALTGDGAGGSRLIVGQPLLKEIGARLDDMVTVILEPDPDPDAVELPEEFIEVLEQDEEAASRFDGMTAGMQRSLALYISTAKRSDTRIRRSLEIARKLRTNTLHGDRKD
- a CDS encoding homocysteine S-methyltransferase family protein, which produces MNANTSFLDALQGRVLVFDGATGTNLQAQQLSADDFGGPALEGCNEHLVISCPSAVERVHRDFLEAGADIIETDTFGATSVVLAEYDIAHLSREINERAAAIARRMADEYSTADQPRFVAGSIGPTTKLPSLGHIGFDALRDSYAEQVEGLLDGGVDLLCVETCQDMLQSKAALAAIHQVFDQRGQRIPVIVSVTIETMGTMLMGTEIAAAVTTFDPYDIITVFGMNCATGPQEMEENLRYICQNSSRPVFVMPNAGIPENVGGHTCYKLTAQQLQASMRRFITEFGVSVIGGCCGTTAEHIALLAELVREVQPAERKVESTPSVSSLYTSVPLHLDPPPLLIGERCNANGSKKFRELLLEERFDDMVAMGKEQMREGAHLLDICTAYVGRDEVRDMREIVSRFNTQINLPLMIDSTELPVLEEALKHYAGRAIVNSVNLEDGEERVAHVLALCKMYGAAVVALTIDEDGMAKTAEKKFAVAARLRALATEKYGMRDEDLIFDPLTFTLGSGDEEFRRSAIETAEAIRMIKDAWPRCFTSLGVSNVSFGLNVRARHVLNSVFLHHACEAGLDMAIVHASKIMPLYKIDEEGGRIAMDLILDRREWETI
- a CDS encoding fumarylacetoacetate hydrolase family protein, with translation MKLVTFEYEGREQLGVQVDDKIMDLQAAHTMQRFTQKDGDDLLPNEMIAFLRGGDAMMDIARKVVDWFKAEGQPATVEGETIAHGAGDVRLLAPVPHPTSVRDGYAFRQHVETARRNRGVEMIPEFDEIPIFYFTNHNAITGPGEVEVMEMHLDRMDFELECAIVVGKEGRNIKAADADEYIAGYMVMNDWSARALQMHEMKLNLGPAKGKDFATSIGPWLVTKDELSDKRIPGENGETFDLVMTASVNGEEVSRGNLKDMSWTFAQILERASYGVTLHPGDVIGSGTVGTGCFLELNGSKIYDPAWWLKDGDTVVCSIDRLGSLENSLKKVG